Below is a genomic region from candidate division KSB1 bacterium.
CGACTACCGAAGGCGTTCCCCAGGGTGGGCCCCTTTCGCCTTTGCTTGCCAATATCGTATTGGACGACTTTGACAAAGAACTAGAACGGCGTGGTCACCGCTTTGTGCGTTATGCTGACGATTTTATGATATTCGTCAAAAGCAGACGTGCAGCCCTTCGGGTCGGGCGGAACGTCGTTCGCTTTCTCAAGCAGCGGCTCAAACTCGAAATTAATCGAAAGAAAAGTCGTCTCGTTCGTGCCAGGCAGTGCGAGTATCTGGGATTCGTATTTCCCGATAAGCGTATTGTCTGGGCACCTGAATCGCTTGAGAACTTTAAGTACAATATCCGTCGCCTGACAGCGCGAAGCTGGGGTATCTCAATGAAACTCCGGTTTGAGAAGCTGTCGAGTTATATTCGCGGCTGGATGAACTACTATGCTTTGTCAGAGTACTACCGTCCGTTGCCTGAGTTAGACGAGTGGCTTCGCCGTCGTGTTCGTATGTGCTATCTCAAACAGTGGCGCCGGACTCGCACGCGCATTCGGAATTTTCTCAGGCTGGGAGTATCCAAATCGCAAGCCATTCCCGTGGGCATGAGCAGTAAAGGCCCCTGGCGGCTTGCGCGGACTTATGCCACACAATTAG
It encodes:
- the ltrA gene encoding group II intron reverse transcriptase/maturase, whose protein sequence is MLEQILNRANLLQAWKRVRANGGVAGIDGLTIDDFPVWLRDHWSEVKASILNGSYKPSAVRRHEIPKRSGGKRPLGIPTVLDRVIQQAILQVVQPIFDPEFSESSFGFRPCRSAHGAVKRVRAILDSGYTWVVDIDLSKFFDKVNHDVLMTRVARKVKDKRVLRLIGRYLRAGVEVDGEIQPTTEGVPQGGPLSPLLANIVLDDFDKELERRGHRFVRYADDFMIFVKSRRAALRVGRNVVRFLKQRLKLEINRKKSRLVRARQCEYLGFVFPDKRIVWAPESLENFKYNIRRLTARSWGISMKLRFEKLSSYIRGWMNYYALSEYYRPLPELDEWLRRRVRMCYLKQWRRTRTRIRNFLRLGVSKSQAIPVGMSSKGPWRLARTYATQLGMNNAWLKEQGLVSVRDLWIAFHYPNG